The Salinibacterium sp. M195 genome includes a window with the following:
- a CDS encoding acyl-CoA thioesterase II yields the protein MSDPMAGLLTALDLTDTHARTNEDIFTGPSQWMPQGRVFGGQVLAQALIAAQRTLAEDRVVHSMHGYFLRPGDINLPITFSVDRIHDGRSFSTRRTQAYQDGVPILSAIASFQDDDEGLDHQIEMPADLPDPESLPTTAESLEGLDHPVARYWASERPFDMRYVPSPIFISVEGGHVAHQAVWLKSVGPMPDDMNLHRAALAYASDYSILESIMRRHGLAWATPGIKVASLDHAMWWHREARVDEWLLYVQESPNAIGGRGLALGRIYDRAGRLIASVAQEGMVRPPR from the coding sequence ATGAGCGATCCTATGGCTGGGCTTCTGACTGCCCTCGATCTGACCGACACCCATGCACGAACTAACGAAGACATTTTCACCGGTCCGAGCCAATGGATGCCGCAGGGGCGAGTCTTTGGCGGGCAGGTTCTTGCGCAGGCTCTTATTGCCGCGCAGCGCACTCTTGCCGAAGACCGTGTCGTGCATTCCATGCATGGATATTTCTTGCGGCCGGGAGATATCAACCTGCCGATAACCTTTTCGGTGGATCGCATCCACGATGGTCGATCCTTTTCGACTCGGCGCACGCAGGCGTACCAGGATGGGGTGCCGATTCTGTCGGCGATCGCCTCGTTTCAAGACGATGATGAGGGGCTCGATCACCAGATAGAGATGCCCGCCGATCTTCCCGATCCTGAGTCGCTTCCGACGACGGCCGAATCTCTCGAAGGGTTGGATCATCCGGTTGCGCGGTATTGGGCTTCCGAGCGCCCCTTTGACATGCGGTATGTGCCGTCTCCCATCTTTATCTCAGTAGAGGGCGGTCATGTCGCGCATCAGGCCGTGTGGTTGAAATCGGTCGGCCCGATGCCTGATGACATGAACCTCCATCGTGCCGCCCTTGCTTATGCGAGCGACTATTCGATTCTCGAGTCGATCATGCGCCGCCATGGGCTCGCGTGGGCAACGCCAGGCATCAAGGTCGCGAGCCTCGACCACGCCATGTGGTGGCACCGGGAAGCGCGAGTGGATGAGTGGCTTCTCTATGTTCAAGAGTCGCCGAATGCGATTGGTGGGCGTGGACTCGCGCTCGGTCGTATCTACGATCGCGCGGGCCGACTTATTGCCAGTGTCGCTCAAGAGGGAATGGTGCGACCACCGCGCTAG
- a CDS encoding DUF2510 domain-containing protein, with protein sequence MSDSTTPLPSAGWYADPAGGPTPRWWDGTAWAAPEGASPSSSSTPTSSPAASTNTWQIFVLAAMPILSIIGLFFLDVSAFFPSYGEGALEAQLRIYTDPGYLAIMVTGWLVFLASIPLSIFDRKTLIARGVDRPFHWAFVFLGSFWYTIGRSIVVYIRTRQGLGPLWIAVVVQTVGLIGAFTLLANMMTLMMRLF encoded by the coding sequence ATGAGTGACTCGACCACACCACTTCCCTCCGCTGGCTGGTATGCCGACCCCGCAGGAGGCCCCACACCGCGCTGGTGGGATGGAACGGCTTGGGCAGCCCCCGAGGGCGCCTCGCCGAGCAGCTCGTCCACTCCAACAAGCTCGCCGGCTGCAAGCACAAACACGTGGCAGATCTTTGTGCTCGCGGCCATGCCCATTCTCAGCATCATCGGGCTGTTCTTTCTCGATGTGTCGGCATTCTTTCCCTCCTATGGGGAGGGCGCGCTCGAAGCCCAACTACGCATCTACACCGACCCCGGCTATCTCGCCATCATGGTGACGGGCTGGCTGGTGTTCCTCGCCAGCATCCCGCTCTCGATTTTCGACAGAAAGACACTTATCGCGCGCGGAGTTGACCGCCCATTCCATTGGGCGTTCGTTTTCCTTGGCTCGTTTTGGTACACGATCGGCCGCTCGATAGTCGTGTATATCCGCACCCGCCAGGGTCTCGGCCCGCTCTGGATCGCCGTAGTGGTTCAGACGGTTGGACTCATTGGAGCATTCACCCTGCTCGCAAACATGATGACGCTCATGATGCGACTGTTTTAG
- the pdhA gene encoding pyruvate dehydrogenase (acetyl-transferring) E1 component subunit alpha gives MSTTVPVKAQKPEAKKQNPEFVQLLDPEGKRLSDDLYDPWVSDVTGDQLASLYEDLIIVRRIDTEATALQRQGELGLWPPLLGQEAAQVGSARTLRPDDFVFSSYRENAVAYCRGVKLPDLVRVWRGTAASGWDPFSVGMATPAVIIGAQTLHATGYAVGCKKDGVDSVAVAYFGDGATSEGDVSEAMVFAASFKAPVIFFCQNNQWAISEPVGLQAQRPIADRAPGFGIPSIRVDGNDVLAVMAATRSALDRARNGGGPTFIEAVTYRRGPHTTSDDPSRYVDPVLVKEWEAKDPIARVEAFLRSEGVLTDELAASIQARADEVAAEFRAGCLGLENPEPLSVFDNVYATEHSGLARQKSQYKAYLEGFEK, from the coding sequence ATGAGTACTACCGTGCCCGTAAAAGCCCAGAAACCTGAGGCAAAGAAGCAGAACCCTGAGTTCGTGCAGCTTCTTGATCCTGAAGGTAAGCGGCTCAGCGATGACCTCTATGACCCTTGGGTGTCGGATGTCACCGGCGATCAGCTCGCCAGCCTGTATGAAGACCTCATCATCGTTCGTCGCATCGATACCGAAGCGACAGCCCTTCAGCGCCAAGGCGAACTAGGGCTCTGGCCACCGCTGCTTGGCCAGGAAGCAGCTCAAGTAGGTTCAGCCCGCACTCTGCGTCCCGATGACTTTGTGTTCTCCAGCTACCGCGAGAATGCGGTGGCGTACTGCCGTGGCGTGAAGCTTCCTGATCTTGTTCGGGTGTGGCGCGGAACCGCAGCCTCGGGGTGGGATCCGTTCTCCGTTGGCATGGCAACTCCCGCCGTAATCATTGGCGCTCAGACGCTTCATGCCACGGGCTATGCCGTTGGCTGCAAAAAAGACGGCGTTGACAGCGTTGCCGTTGCCTACTTCGGTGATGGCGCTACGAGCGAGGGCGACGTCAGCGAAGCGATGGTGTTCGCCGCCTCTTTCAAGGCTCCCGTGATCTTTTTCTGCCAGAACAACCAGTGGGCGATCTCTGAGCCTGTTGGGCTGCAAGCTCAGCGCCCGATTGCCGACCGTGCCCCGGGGTTCGGCATTCCGAGCATCCGTGTTGATGGCAATGACGTGCTTGCTGTCATGGCCGCGACTCGGAGTGCGCTCGACCGTGCCCGCAATGGCGGCGGTCCTACCTTCATCGAAGCCGTGACGTACCGTCGTGGACCGCACACGACCTCCGACGACCCGAGTCGCTATGTCGACCCGGTTCTTGTCAAAGAGTGGGAAGCCAAAGATCCTATTGCGCGTGTAGAAGCGTTTTTGCGCAGCGAAGGTGTGCTTACCGACGAGCTGGCGGCATCCATTCAGGCACGAGCAGACGAGGTGGCAGCAGAATTTCGGGCCGGATGCTTGGGGCTCGAGAATCCCGAACCGCTCAGCGTTTTCGACAACGTGTATGCGACCGAGCACTCGGGGCTCGCGCGTCAGAAGAGTCAGTACAAAGCGTATCTAGAGGGGTTTGAGAAATGA
- a CDS encoding alpha-ketoacid dehydrogenase subunit beta, producing the protein MTELTLAKALGSGLRRALAEDEKVVLLGEDIGKLGGVFRVTDGLQRDFGTERVMDTPLAEAGIIGMAVGLAFRGYRPVCEIQFDGFIYPGFDQIVAQVAKLHYRTAGNVRMPLTIRVPYGGGIGAVEHHSESPEAYFAHTAGLRVVTCSTPQDAHSMLREAIASDDPVLFFEPKRRYWTKGEVDEDAVGLPMGKARVVAEGTDVTLVTYGPLVATAVDAAVAAADEGISIEVVDLRSLSPVDFDTVSASVQKTGRLVITHEASQSGGLGAEIAATLTDRCFYYLESAPVRITGFDVPYPPAKLEDHFLPDLDRILDGVDRALGRVNSLTGWSA; encoded by the coding sequence ATGACTGAACTAACTCTGGCAAAGGCGCTGGGCTCTGGATTGCGGCGCGCGCTCGCCGAAGACGAGAAAGTTGTGCTTCTTGGCGAAGACATCGGAAAGTTGGGCGGCGTTTTTCGCGTGACCGATGGCCTCCAGCGTGACTTTGGCACCGAGCGGGTCATGGATACGCCGCTGGCCGAGGCGGGAATCATCGGAATGGCCGTTGGCCTAGCGTTCCGCGGTTACCGTCCGGTGTGTGAGATCCAGTTCGACGGCTTTATCTACCCTGGCTTCGATCAGATCGTTGCCCAGGTTGCGAAGCTGCACTACCGCACGGCGGGAAATGTGCGGATGCCGTTGACGATTCGGGTGCCCTATGGCGGAGGTATTGGTGCAGTCGAGCACCACTCTGAGTCGCCAGAGGCCTACTTTGCCCACACCGCAGGCTTGCGGGTTGTCACCTGTTCGACTCCGCAGGATGCCCACAGCATGCTGCGCGAGGCAATCGCCTCTGACGACCCGGTGTTGTTCTTCGAACCCAAGCGCCGCTATTGGACTAAAGGCGAAGTCGATGAAGATGCGGTCGGTCTGCCGATGGGCAAGGCGCGTGTTGTTGCCGAAGGCACCGATGTCACCTTGGTCACCTATGGCCCGCTAGTGGCAACAGCTGTGGATGCCGCAGTGGCCGCCGCTGACGAGGGAATCTCCATCGAGGTTGTTGATTTGCGTTCGCTGTCTCCGGTCGACTTTGACACCGTTTCGGCGAGCGTGCAGAAGACGGGGCGGCTCGTGATCACCCACGAGGCTTCGCAATCGGGCGGGCTGGGTGCAGAAATTGCGGCGACTCTGACTGACCGCTGTTTCTATTACCTTGAGTCAGCTCCGGTGCGGATTACTGGGTTCGATGTTCCGTATCCGCCGGCAAAGTTGGAAGACCATTTTTTGCCAGATCTTGATCGCATTCTTGATGGCGTTGACCGCGCTCTTGGCCGCGTTAATTCGCTTACCGGTTGGAGTGCGTGA
- a CDS encoding dihydrolipoamide acetyltransferase family protein, translating into MTVKEFALPDLGEGLTESEIVEWHVAVGDLVTLNQPIAEVETAKAIVSLPSPVAGKISALHAEPGATVQVGTRIVTFELDGGSGGVDAPDAGGATADASAGAESAKADGGDTAPAPEAAPERNSVLVGYGPAVESGKRPTRKPRGARAASAEAVTATVAETAQATEPKAAAEPAAETAPATAPAPAATPAEARTKTTPPVRKLAADRGVDLTQLTGTGPDGIITRDDVLSAAEQPSEQAQSGEDTAAGTSGQSPRGALAGTRARETRTPIKSVRKATAAAMVASAFTAPHVTEFLTIDVTRTVELVAKLKAKGTAASVLSVVAKALCIGVARNPSLNSRWDADANEIVEFGYINLGIAVATPRGLMVPNLKDADAMSLADLTEAIGDLARNARASKATPASLNGGTISITNVGVFGIDAGTPILNPGEAAILAMGAVRKMPWEHHGDIALRDIMTLSLSFDHRLVDGEQGARFLTDVGSILNDPGTVLTMV; encoded by the coding sequence ATGACTGTTAAGGAGTTTGCCCTGCCTGATTTGGGGGAGGGCCTAACGGAATCTGAAATTGTTGAGTGGCACGTTGCCGTTGGCGATCTGGTGACGCTGAATCAGCCGATTGCTGAGGTGGAGACGGCGAAGGCGATTGTGTCGCTGCCGTCGCCGGTGGCGGGAAAGATTTCGGCGCTGCACGCTGAGCCCGGCGCGACAGTGCAGGTCGGCACCCGCATCGTCACGTTTGAACTGGATGGTGGGTCAGGCGGCGTTGATGCTCCGGATGCCGGTGGCGCGACTGCTGATGCTTCCGCTGGCGCAGAGAGCGCGAAAGCTGACGGCGGAGATACGGCGCCGGCCCCTGAGGCTGCTCCTGAACGCAACTCTGTGCTTGTCGGGTACGGTCCCGCCGTCGAGAGCGGCAAGCGCCCCACACGCAAGCCTCGTGGTGCACGTGCGGCATCCGCTGAAGCCGTGACGGCGACTGTGGCAGAGACCGCGCAAGCGACCGAGCCAAAGGCAGCAGCAGAGCCTGCAGCAGAGACCGCGCCGGCGACGGCCCCAGCGCCTGCGGCCACGCCCGCAGAAGCTCGCACTAAGACGACTCCGCCGGTGCGCAAGCTGGCTGCCGATCGCGGCGTCGACTTGACGCAACTGACCGGAACGGGCCCTGACGGCATCATCACGCGTGATGATGTGCTGAGTGCGGCAGAGCAGCCGTCTGAGCAGGCACAGAGCGGAGAGGACACTGCGGCAGGAACATCCGGTCAGTCTCCTCGCGGCGCGCTTGCCGGCACGCGTGCGCGCGAAACTCGCACCCCCATCAAGTCGGTGCGTAAGGCAACGGCGGCCGCGATGGTCGCGAGTGCCTTCACGGCACCCCATGTCACCGAGTTCTTGACGATCGATGTCACGCGCACGGTGGAACTGGTGGCCAAGCTCAAGGCGAAGGGCACCGCAGCATCCGTTCTCTCGGTTGTTGCTAAGGCGCTGTGCATTGGCGTGGCGCGTAACCCCTCGCTCAATTCGCGGTGGGATGCCGACGCGAACGAAATCGTCGAGTTCGGCTATATCAACTTGGGCATCGCTGTCGCGACGCCGCGAGGACTCATGGTGCCGAACCTCAAAGATGCTGACGCCATGAGCCTGGCCGATCTCACCGAGGCGATTGGCGATCTCGCCCGCAATGCGCGAGCGAGCAAGGCAACTCCGGCGTCGCTCAATGGGGGAACTATTTCGATTACCAACGTTGGTGTCTTCGGCATCGACGCCGGAACCCCCATCCTGAATCCGGGAGAAGCCGCCATTTTGGCTATGGGCGCTGTGCGCAAGATGCCGTGGGAACACCACGGTGACATCGCTCTGCGCGACATCATGACCCTGAGTTTGTCGTTCGATCACCGTCTTGTCGACGGCGAGCAGGGTGCACGTTTCTTGACCGATGTTGGCTCGATTCTGAACGACCCCGGCACTGTTTTGACGATGGTGTGA
- a CDS encoding signal peptidase II has product MTENLDPAAATPAPAPTASRAPRRLLVGIFALAAFVIAADQLSKWWAETNLGGGKNIPVIGDLLSFQLVYNPGAAFSLAEEFTWVLTIIAALAVVAITWYAWTVQSRAWAVALGMLLGGAITHLGDRLFRDPGFARGHVVDFINYNGYFIGNIADIALVGGAIMIVVISLMGIAAKPEEATTPSADAPTEATTTE; this is encoded by the coding sequence ATGACCGAGAATCTCGACCCTGCTGCGGCCACCCCTGCTCCGGCTCCTACTGCCTCACGTGCACCACGCCGTCTTCTGGTGGGAATCTTTGCGCTCGCCGCATTCGTGATCGCGGCCGACCAGCTCAGCAAGTGGTGGGCCGAAACCAACCTTGGCGGCGGCAAGAACATCCCCGTCATCGGCGATTTGCTGTCGTTCCAGCTCGTCTACAACCCCGGCGCCGCGTTCTCGCTCGCCGAGGAATTCACCTGGGTGCTCACAATCATTGCGGCGCTCGCCGTTGTTGCTATCACTTGGTATGCGTGGACCGTGCAATCCCGCGCCTGGGCTGTTGCGCTCGGCATGCTCCTTGGTGGCGCGATCACTCACCTCGGCGACCGTCTGTTCCGTGACCCCGGTTTTGCGCGCGGTCACGTCGTCGACTTCATCAACTACAACGGCTATTTCATCGGCAACATCGCCGACATTGCCCTTGTGGGCGGCGCAATCATGATCGTCGTCATTTCGCTGATGGGAATTGCTGCCAAGCCCGAAGAGGCAACGACGCCGAGCGCGGATGCGCCGACGGAAGCAACGACAACCGAATGA
- a CDS encoding bifunctional glycosyltransferase family 2/GtrA family protein, whose product MIILIPSFEPDDRLPQLVGALRDSASQLRIVIVDDGSGPTYADLFAAAQHAGADVIGYDDNRGKGHALKFGFNYIRKNHPGHAVVCADSDGQHKVGDILRVAAQLEASEGAMVLGGRAFAGDVPVRSRFGNAVSRSAFKFATGVAVRDTQTGLRGYPATMLDWLLGVKGERFEYELNLLLGSRSAGIRIEEIEIETVYLQHNASSHFRPIVDSVRVFAPLLRYISSSLAAFLIDAIGLLLLFALTNSLLVSVIGARLVSASVNFFINRHLVFHPSTREHVARDALRYVILALALVASSYVWLSVLVDWGVPLVIAKVFSDVTLYIISFQVQRRFVFRAKSGPAEVSSTQLTESIPTVDPALVHNLAAQRRQASTGSASPSE is encoded by the coding sequence ATGATCATCCTGATTCCTTCCTTCGAACCGGATGACCGGCTCCCGCAACTCGTCGGCGCTCTGCGCGACTCCGCCTCACAATTGCGAATCGTCATCGTCGATGACGGCAGTGGCCCGACCTACGCTGACCTGTTCGCCGCAGCTCAGCACGCCGGCGCCGACGTGATCGGCTACGACGACAATCGCGGCAAAGGGCACGCGCTCAAATTCGGCTTCAACTACATCCGCAAGAACCATCCGGGGCACGCCGTCGTCTGCGCCGACAGCGACGGACAACACAAGGTCGGCGACATCCTTCGCGTTGCCGCACAGCTGGAGGCGTCAGAGGGTGCGATGGTGCTCGGCGGTCGAGCCTTCGCCGGCGACGTTCCCGTGCGCAGTCGCTTCGGAAATGCAGTCTCTCGGTCAGCGTTTAAGTTCGCGACCGGAGTCGCCGTGCGCGACACTCAGACCGGGCTGCGCGGCTACCCCGCAACAATGCTCGACTGGCTGCTCGGGGTGAAAGGCGAACGGTTCGAATACGAACTGAACCTGTTGCTCGGGTCGCGCTCGGCCGGCATCCGCATTGAAGAAATCGAGATTGAGACGGTCTACTTGCAGCACAATGCTTCATCACACTTTCGGCCCATCGTTGATTCGGTGCGAGTCTTTGCGCCGCTCCTGCGCTACATTTCGTCGTCACTGGCAGCGTTTCTGATCGACGCGATCGGCCTGTTGCTACTGTTCGCCCTCACCAATTCACTGCTGGTATCCGTTATCGGAGCGCGCCTAGTGAGCGCCTCCGTGAACTTCTTCATCAACCGGCACCTCGTCTTTCACCCCAGCACTCGGGAGCATGTGGCACGGGATGCCCTGCGCTACGTCATTCTCGCGTTGGCACTCGTCGCCTCAAGTTACGTGTGGTTGTCGGTGCTGGTCGACTGGGGCGTTCCGCTCGTTATCGCCAAGGTCTTCTCCGACGTGACGCTCTACATCATCAGTTTCCAGGTGCAGCGTCGCTTCGTCTTCAGGGCGAAGTCGGGCCCTGCTGAAGTCAGTTCGACACAACTGACGGAATCGATTCCGACGGTTGACCCAGCACTTGTGCACAATCTGGCGGCGCAGAGACGCCAAGCCAGCACTGGCAGTGCAAGCCCCTCAGAGTGA
- a CDS encoding phosphodiester glycosidase family protein yields the protein MRERTARKRTLRKRHIVIGSALVLVLGLGSTAAWALDRFVIEHVEISDVAQYEVENSTSTTSPEPTTSATAEPVLTATSYTSDAATVSISTVVTGSGADTVTYYVADVELTDATALRSAFAQNSFGENIIDLTSSIAAEHDAIFAINGDYYGFRDTGIVIRNGVVYRDEPARDGLAFSLDGSVEVYDETTTSADQLIADGVWNTLSFGPAIVENGAVVAGIENVEIDTNFGNHSIQGEQPRTAVGVIDDNHLVFVVVDGRNPGYSAGVTLPGLAAIMQDLGATTAYNLDGGGSSTMYFNGTVINQPSNGGERETSDILYVGAAS from the coding sequence ATGCGAGAGAGAACAGCGCGAAAGAGAACACTGCGGAAACGGCACATCGTCATCGGATCGGCGCTAGTGCTTGTGCTCGGCTTGGGCAGCACCGCAGCGTGGGCCCTCGACCGCTTCGTCATTGAGCACGTCGAGATTTCTGACGTTGCCCAATACGAAGTCGAGAACAGCACAAGCACAACGAGCCCCGAGCCGACGACCTCAGCGACGGCCGAACCCGTTCTCACCGCCACGAGTTACACCTCAGACGCTGCCACCGTCTCGATCTCCACAGTCGTTACGGGCAGCGGCGCCGACACCGTCACCTACTACGTTGCAGATGTCGAGCTGACGGATGCCACCGCCCTGCGGTCAGCATTTGCCCAGAACAGCTTCGGCGAAAACATCATCGACCTCACCTCGTCGATTGCAGCCGAGCACGACGCGATATTTGCCATCAACGGCGACTACTACGGATTCCGCGACACCGGCATCGTCATCCGCAACGGCGTTGTGTACCGCGACGAGCCAGCTCGCGACGGTCTCGCTTTCTCTCTCGACGGCAGCGTCGAGGTCTACGACGAAACCACGACCTCGGCCGATCAACTTATCGCCGACGGCGTGTGGAACACGCTCTCCTTCGGACCCGCGATCGTCGAGAACGGCGCTGTCGTTGCCGGTATCGAAAACGTCGAAATCGACACCAATTTCGGCAACCACTCCATCCAGGGCGAACAGCCGCGCACCGCCGTCGGCGTGATCGATGACAACCATCTCGTCTTCGTTGTCGTCGACGGCCGTAACCCCGGCTACAGCGCCGGCGTTACCCTCCCCGGACTCGCGGCCATCATGCAAGATCTCGGCGCGACAACCGCCTACAACCTCGATGGCGGCGGCTCCTCGACCATGTACTTCAACGGCACCGTCATCAACCAACCGTCCAACGGCGGAGAACGCGAAACCTCAGACATCCTCTACGTGGGAGCCGCATCATGA
- a CDS encoding TetR/AcrR family transcriptional regulator encodes MNETPTPRSQAKADRREALLDAAASLFAERGFTRVSLEELGSAAGVSGPAVYRHFDGKQDVLAAILIDASSNLCRGAQTVIEHAATPRAALESLVQFHVEFALGNANVIRVQDRDLDSLTASDQHDVRALQRSYVELWVGVLAQVNPDAATTELRTRAHATFGLINSTPHSGRAGATSAVLERMALAALDA; translated from the coding sequence ATGAACGAGACGCCAACTCCGCGCAGTCAAGCGAAGGCCGACCGACGCGAGGCCCTCCTCGACGCCGCCGCCAGCCTGTTCGCCGAGCGCGGCTTCACGCGCGTCTCGCTCGAAGAACTCGGCTCCGCCGCCGGCGTGAGCGGCCCGGCCGTGTACCGCCACTTCGATGGCAAACAAGACGTGCTCGCCGCGATACTGATCGATGCCAGCTCCAACCTGTGCCGCGGGGCGCAGACCGTGATCGAGCACGCTGCCACACCGCGCGCCGCGCTCGAAAGCCTCGTTCAGTTTCATGTGGAGTTTGCGCTCGGCAATGCCAACGTCATCCGGGTTCAAGATCGCGACCTCGACAGCCTCACCGCCAGCGACCAACACGACGTGCGCGCCCTGCAGCGCAGCTACGTTGAGTTGTGGGTTGGCGTGCTTGCCCAAGTGAACCCGGATGCTGCGACCACCGAGTTACGCACCCGAGCCCACGCCACCTTCGGTCTCATCAACTCCACTCCCCACAGCGGGCGTGCGGGCGCAACCAGTGCCGTGCTCGAGCGGATGGCGTTGGCCGCCCTCGACGCCTAG